One genomic window of Caballeronia sp. SBC1 includes the following:
- a CDS encoding DUF1302 domain-containing protein, producing MCAACRLAVLAVTAVGAATLASPACAGDTINLGVDTTLDYTFTLGYGLGMRTRAPSGNLLTPENINGDDGDRNFAKNKLIENQVSLLGEVNLKHDDWGVFVRADTFYDQAYQHSNYNNAPGTVNHGGTYNDFTEQAQYWSGGHTQLLAAYAYNTFRFGGTSLNVKVGDQVVAWGESVFFPNIAGAQGPADATKSFVAGAEVKDILLPVPQISTQWQIAPNFSLLGYYQFAFEPNDLTAPGSYMSYTDVVGPGAEYIIGPGGIHIPQGNDIRPGNSGQWGLGARWRVFGDTEVGAYYLHYNDMNPNVVTTYFPTLQYQEKYFDNIKLTGLSFSTDLNGVNVAGETSYRQGAAVLVNTPAGPTATRGDVWQSNLSAIYSLGPTFLAASQTLVGEISYVHAGNITPEMGSAQLTNTRNSAAFEVAWTLSYKNVFNGWDLDVPLTYADDFTGKSALAGGLGSMTGVGDHRVTVGVNFTRLSNLKLALVYAKFLGTPDPTNRPLADRDYVLATATYSF from the coding sequence ATGTGCGCGGCATGCAGGCTCGCCGTGCTCGCGGTAACGGCGGTAGGCGCGGCGACGCTTGCGTCACCGGCCTGCGCCGGCGACACCATCAATCTCGGCGTCGACACTACGCTCGACTACACCTTCACGCTCGGCTACGGCCTGGGCATGCGCACGCGTGCGCCGAGCGGCAATCTGCTGACGCCGGAAAACATCAACGGCGACGACGGCGACCGTAACTTCGCAAAGAACAAACTAATCGAAAATCAGGTCAGCCTGCTTGGCGAAGTGAATCTCAAGCACGACGACTGGGGTGTCTTCGTGCGTGCGGATACCTTTTACGATCAGGCCTATCAGCATTCGAACTACAACAACGCGCCGGGCACCGTGAACCACGGGGGCACCTACAACGACTTCACCGAGCAGGCGCAATACTGGTCCGGCGGCCACACCCAGTTGCTGGCCGCGTATGCATACAACACGTTCCGGTTCGGCGGCACCAGTCTGAACGTGAAGGTCGGCGACCAGGTGGTTGCGTGGGGCGAGAGCGTGTTCTTCCCGAACATTGCCGGCGCGCAAGGCCCGGCTGATGCGACTAAATCGTTCGTCGCCGGTGCCGAAGTGAAAGACATCCTCTTGCCAGTTCCGCAAATTTCGACGCAATGGCAGATCGCACCTAATTTCAGTCTGCTCGGCTATTACCAGTTCGCCTTCGAGCCAAACGACCTGACTGCGCCGGGCAGCTACATGAGCTATACGGACGTGGTCGGCCCCGGCGCCGAATACATCATCGGACCGGGCGGCATCCACATTCCGCAGGGCAACGACATCCGCCCCGGCAACAGCGGCCAATGGGGTCTGGGCGCGCGCTGGCGCGTGTTCGGCGACACTGAGGTCGGTGCGTACTACCTGCACTACAACGACATGAACCCCAATGTCGTGACGACCTATTTCCCGACACTGCAATACCAGGAGAAGTACTTCGACAACATCAAGCTTACCGGCCTGAGCTTCTCGACAGATCTGAACGGCGTCAACGTCGCCGGCGAAACGTCCTACCGGCAAGGCGCCGCCGTGCTCGTGAACACCCCGGCCGGCCCCACCGCTACACGCGGTGACGTGTGGCAGTCGAACCTGTCGGCGATCTATTCGCTTGGGCCCACTTTCCTGGCTGCGTCGCAGACGCTCGTCGGCGAAATTTCATACGTGCATGCCGGCAACATCACGCCGGAGATGGGATCGGCGCAACTGACCAACACCCGCAATTCGGCCGCGTTCGAGGTCGCGTGGACGCTCAGCTACAAGAACGTCTTTAACGGTTGGGACCTCGATGTGCCCCTGACCTATGCAGACGATTTCACCGGCAAGTCCGCACTCGCGGGCGGCCTCGGCTCGATGACCGGCGTGGGTGACCACCGGGTCACAGTCGGCGTCAATTTCACCCGTCTCAGCAACCTCAAGCTCGCGCTCGTCTACGCGAAATTCCTCGGTACACCTGACCCGACGAACCGTCCGCTCGCGGATCGCGACTATGTGCTCGCCACCGCGACCTATTCGTTCTGA
- a CDS encoding alpha/beta fold hydrolase — protein MTATPTESTARAPSAPIGAFTETPGGLRLHHFEAGSGAPVVFIHGSGPGASGFSNFKHNYPQFAAAGLRAIVVDLPGYGASSKPSDVAYTLDFFVDALRAQLEVLGIGRATLLGNSLGGAIALQYALDYPADVDSLIMMAPGGVEERETYFRMEGIQKMVSLFTNRQMNRGTMRELLELLVFDRGLVTDALVDERMRVCEHQPPEVLSTMRVPNLTERLAELRCPVLGFWGTDDRFNPVSGASRFLEHCADARFVLMNRCGHWVMVEHRDYFNRECLEFLARARAA, from the coding sequence ATGACCGCAACGCCCACCGAGTCCACTGCCCGCGCACCGAGCGCGCCGATAGGGGCTTTCACCGAGACACCAGGCGGTCTCAGGCTCCACCATTTCGAAGCCGGCAGCGGCGCGCCGGTCGTATTCATCCACGGCAGCGGGCCGGGTGCGAGCGGTTTCAGCAATTTCAAACACAACTATCCGCAGTTTGCGGCGGCGGGTCTCCGTGCAATCGTGGTCGACCTGCCGGGTTATGGCGCATCGTCGAAGCCTTCGGATGTCGCTTACACGCTCGACTTTTTCGTCGACGCATTGCGCGCGCAACTCGAAGTGCTTGGTATCGGCCGTGCGACGCTGCTCGGCAATTCGCTCGGCGGCGCGATCGCGCTGCAATACGCGCTCGACTATCCGGCCGACGTCGACAGTCTGATCATGATGGCCCCTGGTGGGGTCGAAGAGCGCGAGACCTACTTCCGGATGGAAGGAATCCAGAAGATGGTGTCGCTGTTCACGAACCGCCAGATGAACCGCGGCACGATGCGCGAATTGCTCGAACTGCTCGTGTTCGACCGCGGCCTCGTGACCGATGCGCTGGTCGACGAACGCATGCGCGTCTGTGAACACCAGCCGCCGGAGGTACTGTCGACCATGCGCGTGCCGAACCTCACCGAACGGCTCGCCGAACTGCGTTGTCCGGTGCTCGGCTTCTGGGGCACCGACGACCGCTTCAATCCGGTGAGCGGCGCATCACGCTTTCTCGAACATTGCGCCGACGCGCGCTTTGTCCTGATGAATCGATGCGGCCATTGGGTGATGGTCGAGCATCGGGACTATTTCAACCGCGAATGTCTGGAATTTCTTGCGCGTGCGCGTGCCGCTTAA
- a CDS encoding fumarylacetoacetate hydrolase family protein yields MTSTLHTLLGDELYNAWRDRAPIPPFSARKDGFDGFSLADAYGVQQRFVARRIAAGETVVGKKIGVTSQAVQDMLDVRQPDFGILLSGMHYEAGADVSVSTLIQPRAEGEIVFYLKLDLRGPGIDRADVLAATEAVGACFEIVDSRIRDWAIRIGDTVADNASCGVYVLGEARVAPDTLDLAACRMTIDQNGKRVAEGIGAAALGHPADAVAWLANTLGELGVPLLAGEIVLSGSLAALIPVAGGDHLQMHIEGIGGCSVNFV; encoded by the coding sequence ATGACTTCGACTCTTCACACCCTCCTCGGCGACGAGCTTTACAACGCCTGGCGCGACCGCGCGCCGATTCCCCCCTTCTCCGCGCGCAAAGACGGCTTTGACGGCTTTTCGCTCGCGGACGCTTATGGCGTGCAGCAACGTTTCGTTGCCCGCCGCATCGCTGCAGGCGAAACCGTGGTGGGCAAGAAGATCGGCGTCACGAGCCAGGCCGTGCAGGACATGCTCGATGTCCGTCAACCCGATTTCGGCATCCTGCTCTCCGGCATGCACTACGAAGCCGGCGCGGACGTCTCTGTCTCAACGCTGATCCAGCCACGCGCCGAAGGCGAGATCGTCTTCTATTTGAAGCTCGATCTGCGCGGGCCCGGCATTGATCGCGCCGACGTGCTCGCCGCCACCGAAGCGGTCGGCGCGTGCTTCGAAATCGTCGATTCACGGATTCGCGACTGGGCGATCCGCATTGGAGACACGGTGGCTGACAACGCGTCGTGCGGCGTCTATGTGCTCGGCGAAGCGCGCGTTGCACCCGACACGCTCGACCTCGCCGCGTGCCGCATGACGATCGACCAGAACGGCAAGCGTGTGGCCGAAGGCATCGGCGCGGCAGCGTTGGGGCATCCGGCCGACGCGGTCGCCTGGCTCGCGAATACGCTCGGCGAGCTGGGCGTGCCGCTCCTGGCCGGCGAAATCGTGTTGTCGGGCTCGCTCGCGGCATTGATTCCCGTTGCCGGTGGCGACCATTTGCAGATGCATATCGAAGGTATCGGCGGCTGTTCGGTTAATTTTGTCTAA
- a CDS encoding DUF1329 domain-containing protein produces the protein MSGIFHPALRVCVFTAGAALAIASFAKTSPEDLAKLEGPLTPMGAERAGNADGTIPAWSGKWFGTPPGVDYKQGQRFPDPYASEQPLFVITAANMQQYDARLTDGEKALLKKYPDTFTIPVYPSHRDFRYGEDVYKDIRLYAPGTTMTKDQNGLKDFPPVTPFPVPKSGVEAMWNLRFASAIEGETATYDQAVVYPDGNIAWGKVQYAIYGPRSADRFDPKSALNAKSFFRQTTMLPLSDRGTIITGFEMWDQEGSDTRRTWSYNPGTRRVRQAPEFGFDQPEGPGGFRTVDDDRLFNGSGERYDWKIVGKREVYVPYDNYKLMDPSIKYTDLLTKGHENTQYMRFELHRVWVLQATLKQGYRHQYAKRVLYLDEDTWNAVAADNYDARGTLWRTNLAPTLYAYDAKSFYSTAVFYHDLISGAYYADRLANQEPMPVLTRGSQLTEAYFSPDAIRGAGN, from the coding sequence ATGAGTGGAATTTTCCATCCAGCATTACGTGTCTGCGTGTTCACGGCAGGTGCCGCGCTCGCCATCGCATCGTTCGCCAAAACCAGCCCCGAGGACCTGGCCAAGCTCGAAGGTCCGCTCACGCCGATGGGCGCCGAGCGTGCGGGCAACGCCGACGGGACCATCCCGGCATGGAGCGGCAAATGGTTCGGCACGCCGCCCGGCGTCGACTACAAGCAGGGCCAGCGCTTCCCCGACCCGTATGCGAGCGAACAGCCGCTCTTCGTCATCACCGCAGCGAACATGCAGCAGTACGACGCGCGCCTGACTGACGGCGAGAAAGCGCTGCTGAAGAAGTACCCGGACACGTTCACGATTCCGGTCTACCCGAGTCACCGCGATTTCCGCTACGGCGAGGACGTCTACAAGGATATCCGCCTGTATGCGCCAGGCACGACGATGACAAAGGACCAGAACGGCCTGAAGGATTTCCCGCCCGTCACGCCGTTCCCGGTGCCGAAAAGCGGGGTCGAAGCGATGTGGAATCTGCGTTTCGCGTCGGCGATCGAGGGCGAGACCGCTACCTATGATCAGGCCGTTGTCTACCCGGACGGCAATATCGCGTGGGGCAAGGTGCAGTACGCGATCTACGGGCCACGCAGTGCCGATCGCTTCGATCCAAAGAGCGCATTGAACGCGAAGAGCTTCTTCCGCCAGACGACCATGCTACCGCTGTCCGATCGCGGCACGATCATCACCGGCTTCGAGATGTGGGATCAGGAAGGCTCCGACACGCGCCGTACCTGGTCCTATAACCCGGGCACTCGGCGCGTGCGGCAGGCGCCTGAATTTGGCTTCGATCAACCGGAAGGTCCCGGTGGCTTTCGCACGGTCGATGACGACCGGCTCTTCAATGGTTCGGGTGAACGCTACGACTGGAAGATCGTCGGCAAGCGCGAAGTTTATGTGCCGTACGACAACTACAAGCTGATGGACCCATCGATCAAGTACACCGATCTGCTGACGAAGGGTCACGAAAACACCCAGTACATGCGCTTCGAGCTCCATCGCGTGTGGGTGCTGCAGGCGACGCTCAAGCAGGGCTATCGCCATCAGTACGCCAAACGTGTGCTGTATCTCGACGAGGACACATGGAACGCGGTTGCCGCAGACAACTACGACGCACGCGGCACGCTGTGGCGCACCAACCTTGCGCCAACGCTCTATGCGTATGACGCGAAATCGTTCTACTCGACCGCCGTGTTCTATCACGACCTGATCTCCGGCGCGTATTACGCGGACCGTCTCGCGAATCAGGAACCCATGCCGGTGCTCACGCGCGGCTCGCAATTGACGGAGGCGTATTTCTCGCCGGATGCGATTCGCGGCGCAGGTAACTGA
- a CDS encoding SDR family oxidoreductase has translation MATFDFSGKVVLVTGGTKGIGAGIAQAFLDTGATVYVCGRTPPAGETGDTGGKPRFIAVDVRDIDCLDAMLATIERETGRLDVVVNNAGGAPFALAAHASPRFTEAVIRLNLLAPLQLAQRANALMQRQATGGVLLFIGSISGLRASPGTAAYGAAKAGILNAVRSLAVEWAPKVRVCAVSPSLVQTDAATSGHLGESEDANAIQAITKTIPAGRLATPDDIASACLFLASPHAAYASGSNLVLEGGGEVPAFLAATNLHEAFTTKPQPVPPACVVS, from the coding sequence ATGGCAACATTCGATTTCAGCGGCAAGGTCGTGCTGGTGACGGGCGGCACGAAGGGCATCGGCGCCGGCATTGCGCAAGCCTTTCTCGATACGGGCGCAACCGTCTATGTTTGCGGGCGTACGCCGCCCGCTGGCGAGACTGGAGACACGGGTGGAAAGCCGCGCTTCATCGCAGTCGACGTCCGCGATATCGATTGTCTCGACGCGATGCTGGCAACCATCGAACGCGAAACGGGCCGGCTCGACGTGGTGGTGAACAACGCTGGCGGTGCGCCATTCGCTCTCGCTGCGCATGCGTCGCCGCGCTTTACCGAAGCCGTGATTCGCCTCAATCTGCTCGCACCGCTGCAGCTCGCGCAGCGCGCTAACGCGTTGATGCAACGACAGGCAACAGGCGGCGTGCTGCTGTTTATCGGCAGCATCAGCGGCTTACGTGCGTCGCCGGGAACAGCGGCATACGGTGCGGCAAAGGCGGGCATCCTTAACGCGGTGCGCTCGCTCGCGGTCGAATGGGCGCCCAAGGTACGCGTGTGCGCGGTGAGTCCAAGCCTCGTGCAAACGGATGCGGCCACAAGCGGTCATCTCGGCGAATCCGAAGACGCCAACGCGATCCAGGCCATCACCAAGACGATCCCGGCAGGCCGGCTCGCGACGCCGGACGACATTGCCTCCGCGTGCCTGTTCCTCGCTTCGCCGCATGCGGCTTATGCATCGGGCAGCAATCTCGTACTCGAAGGCGGCGGCGAAGTGCCTGCGTTCCTGGCAGCAACCAATCTCCATGAAGCATTCACAACGAAGCCCCAACCCGTGCCGCCCGCTTGTGTCGTGTCTTAG
- the dmpG gene encoding 4-hydroxy-2-oxovalerate aldolase — MSLAGTRITVHDMTLRDGMHPKRHQISLEQMRSIARGLDAAGVPLIEVTHGDGLGGASVNYGFPAHTDEAYLSAVLAELDHAKVSALLIPGIGTVDHLHMAHELGVHTIRVATHCTEADVSEQHIGLARKLGMDTVGFLMMAHMSPPDQLLQQARLMESYGANCIYITDSAGYMLPDDVTARIALVRDKLKPDTEVGFHGHHNLAMGVANSVAAIAAGANRIDAAAAGLGAGAGNTPMEVFIAVCERMGIQTGVDVFKISDVAEDLVTPIMDTPIRIDRDALTLGYAGVYSSFLLFAKRAEAKYKIPARDILVELGRQRLVGGQEDMIEDTALTLLKARAVVA, encoded by the coding sequence ATGTCTCTTGCTGGAACCCGCATCACCGTGCATGACATGACCCTGCGCGACGGCATGCACCCGAAGCGTCACCAGATCTCACTCGAACAGATGCGCTCGATTGCCCGCGGACTCGACGCAGCGGGCGTGCCGCTGATCGAGGTCACACACGGCGACGGACTGGGCGGCGCGTCGGTGAACTACGGCTTTCCCGCGCATACCGACGAAGCGTATCTGAGCGCAGTCCTGGCCGAGCTCGACCATGCAAAAGTGTCCGCGCTGCTGATACCTGGCATTGGCACGGTCGATCATCTGCACATGGCGCATGAACTCGGCGTGCACACGATCCGCGTCGCGACGCACTGCACCGAAGCGGACGTGTCCGAGCAGCATATTGGTCTCGCTCGCAAGCTGGGCATGGATACGGTGGGCTTCCTGATGATGGCGCATATGTCGCCACCCGATCAGCTTCTCCAACAAGCGAGACTGATGGAGTCGTACGGAGCGAACTGCATCTACATCACCGATTCGGCCGGCTATATGTTGCCCGACGATGTAACGGCGCGAATTGCGCTTGTGCGTGACAAGCTCAAGCCTGATACCGAGGTCGGTTTTCATGGGCACCATAATCTCGCCATGGGCGTGGCCAATTCGGTAGCCGCCATCGCCGCGGGCGCGAACCGCATCGATGCCGCCGCTGCGGGTTTGGGCGCAGGCGCGGGCAATACGCCAATGGAAGTGTTCATTGCAGTGTGTGAACGCATGGGCATTCAGACCGGTGTCGATGTCTTCAAGATTTCCGATGTTGCCGAAGACCTCGTGACGCCTATCATGGACACGCCTATCCGCATCGATCGCGATGCACTGACACTGGGCTACGCGGGCGTCTATTCGTCATTCCTGCTGTTTGCGAAACGCGCGGAAGCGAAGTACAAGATCCCGGCGCGCGACATCCTTGTTGAACTAGGTCGGCAGCGGCTCGTGGGTGGTCAGGAAGATATGATCGAGGACACAGCGCTGACCTTGCTCAAGGCGCGTGCTGTTGTGGCGTGA
- a CDS encoding acetaldehyde dehydrogenase (acetylating) gives MSKIKCALIGPGNIGTDLLYKLRRSTVLEPVWMVGVDPASDGLARARELGLKTTAEGIDGLLAHIEVDDIRIAFDATSAYVHREHSDKLTARGVRVIDLTPAAIGPFCVPPVNLGAQVGQNAMNVNMVTCGGQATIPMVHAVSRVQRVVYGEIVATVSSRSVGPGTRKNIDEFTRTTALAIEQIGGAQVGKAIIVINPAEPPLIMRDTIHCLTEADLDIDAITASVHAMVDEVRQYVPGYTLKNGPVFDGRRVSVFMEVEGLGDYLPKYAGNLDIMTAAAARTAEVFAQQMLAAARATA, from the coding sequence ATGAGCAAGATCAAATGCGCGTTGATCGGACCGGGCAATATCGGCACCGATCTGCTTTACAAACTGCGCCGCAGCACGGTGCTCGAGCCGGTCTGGATGGTCGGCGTCGATCCGGCCTCGGACGGCCTCGCACGAGCGCGTGAATTGGGCCTGAAGACCACCGCTGAGGGTATCGACGGCCTGTTGGCGCATATCGAAGTCGACGACATCCGGATAGCCTTCGATGCAACCTCCGCTTATGTGCATCGCGAGCACTCCGACAAACTGACCGCGCGCGGCGTGCGCGTGATCGATCTGACGCCGGCAGCAATAGGACCGTTCTGCGTGCCGCCCGTCAATCTTGGCGCGCAGGTCGGCCAGAACGCGATGAACGTCAACATGGTCACGTGCGGCGGTCAGGCAACCATTCCGATGGTTCATGCGGTATCGCGCGTGCAGCGGGTCGTGTATGGCGAGATCGTGGCGACGGTATCGTCGCGCTCGGTCGGCCCCGGCACGCGCAAGAACATCGACGAATTTACGCGCACCACGGCGCTGGCAATCGAGCAGATCGGCGGTGCACAGGTCGGCAAAGCGATCATTGTCATCAATCCCGCCGAGCCGCCGCTCATCATGCGCGACACGATCCACTGCCTGACCGAAGCCGATCTGGACATTGACGCGATTACCGCGTCGGTGCACGCGATGGTCGACGAGGTGCGGCAGTACGTGCCCGGCTATACGCTCAAGAACGGACCGGTATTCGATGGCAGGCGCGTGTCGGTGTTCATGGAGGTCGAAGGGCTCGGTGACTATCTGCCGAAATACGCCGGCAACCTCGACATCATGACTGCGGCCGCAGCCCGCACCGCTGAAGTCTTTGCCCAACAGATGCTCGCCGCCGCGCGAGCGACGGCATGA
- a CDS encoding tyrosine-protein phosphatase produces MRLSFSRTLAAGMLLSAASATSVAVGAQTLTPLTPLTTDQYVPLERVQNTRDLGGLTTEDGRRIVPGRLYRSGNPAFATPSDIARLQTMHLDVVLDFRADSEKQPAEQAFAALFPWQADPVLAGNLSPGAIVPMLKRSTPAQMHQFMIELYRQFPGTYQAQFTRFLKLAEDDKTMLYHCTAGKDRTGFATVLLLSALGVDRASVIANYLESNRFNAAGNAQATAQLQKIGVVPDVVAPLLAVDPDYIGAAMQVIDQQYGGMQHYLADVLHIDVERIRRNYLGPGTATVGGAAAQP; encoded by the coding sequence GTGCGACTTTCCTTTTCCCGAACACTGGCGGCGGGCATGCTGCTGAGCGCTGCCAGCGCCACCAGTGTCGCCGTCGGCGCGCAAACCCTCACGCCGCTTACGCCGCTCACTACTGACCAGTATGTCCCGCTCGAACGCGTGCAGAACACGCGCGATCTCGGCGGTTTGACGACTGAGGACGGCCGACGCATTGTGCCCGGACGCCTGTATCGAAGCGGTAACCCCGCGTTCGCCACGCCGTCGGACATTGCAAGACTTCAGACGATGCATCTCGATGTCGTGCTCGACTTCCGCGCAGACAGCGAAAAGCAACCTGCCGAGCAGGCGTTTGCCGCCCTGTTCCCTTGGCAAGCCGATCCGGTGCTGGCGGGAAATCTGTCGCCCGGCGCGATCGTGCCGATGCTCAAGCGCTCGACGCCCGCGCAGATGCATCAGTTCATGATCGAGCTTTACCGGCAATTTCCAGGCACCTACCAGGCGCAGTTCACCCGCTTTCTCAAGCTTGCAGAAGACGACAAGACGATGCTGTACCACTGCACCGCGGGCAAGGACCGCACGGGATTTGCAACGGTGCTGCTGCTCTCGGCGCTCGGGGTGGATCGGGCAAGCGTGATAGCGAACTATCTCGAATCAAATCGGTTTAACGCGGCGGGCAATGCACAGGCCACCGCGCAGTTGCAGAAGATCGGCGTGGTGCCCGATGTGGTGGCGCCGCTGCTGGCGGTCGATCCGGACTACATCGGCGCGGCGATGCAGGTGATCGATCAGCAATACGGTGGCATGCAACACTATCTGGCCGATGTGCTGCACATTGATGTCGAGCGGATTCGACGGAACTATCTGGGTCCCGGGACAGCTACGGTGGGCGGGGCCGCGGCGCAGCCCTAG
- a CDS encoding Rieske 2Fe-2S domain-containing protein produces the protein MSARPYKIESQPLVQRYARGWHCLGLASDYKDGKPHTLNIFGRRLAAFMDSHGRVNVVDGYCPHMGADLSTGRVDGDTLVCPFHGWQWDGDGNCQSIPYCKRIPQKAKIGTWHTREQNQLLFIWHDSEGNPPPDEVAIPRIDACFGSEWSNWVVDKMVIGTNCRELVDNISDMAHFATVHGAPVDYFANLFEAHKATQLLVGRSERLGGDELIALSTYFGPAYHITEMTGQSGGHPIHSILLNSHVPIDINSFELRYGVMVKKIPGLSDEQNMEIARAYSKQAQAAFYEDVAIWDTKTRIDNPLLCEGDGPLYQMRDWYSQFYLDTAEIRPASTVRRVFEIKVRDSGTPPALHHVFEG, from the coding sequence ATGTCCGCACGTCCCTACAAGATCGAATCGCAGCCGCTCGTGCAGCGCTATGCGCGCGGCTGGCACTGCCTCGGGCTCGCCAGCGACTACAAGGATGGCAAGCCCCATACGCTGAATATCTTCGGACGTCGTCTTGCCGCGTTCATGGATTCGCACGGACGCGTCAACGTGGTGGACGGCTACTGTCCGCACATGGGTGCCGATCTGAGCACCGGGCGCGTGGATGGCGATACGCTCGTGTGTCCGTTTCACGGCTGGCAATGGGACGGTGACGGCAACTGCCAATCCATTCCGTACTGCAAACGGATTCCGCAGAAAGCGAAAATCGGTACGTGGCATACGAGAGAGCAGAACCAGTTGCTGTTTATCTGGCACGACTCTGAAGGTAATCCGCCGCCCGACGAAGTGGCGATTCCGCGCATCGATGCGTGTTTTGGAAGCGAATGGTCCAACTGGGTGGTCGACAAGATGGTAATCGGCACCAACTGCCGCGAGCTGGTCGACAACATCTCGGATATGGCGCACTTCGCGACCGTGCACGGCGCGCCGGTCGATTACTTCGCGAACCTGTTCGAGGCGCACAAGGCGACGCAACTGCTGGTGGGCCGCAGTGAACGCCTGGGCGGCGATGAACTGATCGCGCTGTCGACGTATTTTGGTCCGGCGTACCACATCACCGAAATGACAGGGCAAAGCGGCGGTCATCCGATTCACTCGATTCTGCTGAACAGCCATGTGCCGATCGATATAAACAGCTTTGAGCTGCGCTATGGGGTGATGGTCAAGAAGATTCCGGGGCTGTCCGACGAGCAGAACATGGAAATCGCGCGTGCGTATTCAAAGCAGGCACAGGCCGCGTTTTATGAGGACGTTGCGATCTGGGACACCAAGACGCGGATCGACAACCCGTTGCTGTGCGAAGGCGATGGTCCGCTGTATCAGATGCGTGACTGGTATTCGCAGTTTTATCTCGATACCGCCGAAATCCGGCCGGCGAGTACGGTACGCAGAGTGTTTGAAATCAAGGTCCGCGATAGCGGGACGCCGCCGGCGCTGCATCACGTGTTTGAAGGGTAA